From one Rubrobacter xylanophilus genomic stretch:
- a CDS encoding M67 family metallopeptidase: MPLKIGRGDVRHIHEHAREAYPEECAGALVGMDVGGGTKIVVDVWRAENVHEEERSRRFLIEPEQIRQFERRAAERDMDVLGFYHSHPDHPAEPSEYDRQHAWPYYSYVIVSVSGEEIREMRSWRLKDDRSGYDEEEIVG, encoded by the coding sequence TTGCCGCTCAAGATAGGACGGGGGGACGTCAGGCACATCCACGAGCACGCCCGGGAGGCCTACCCCGAGGAGTGCGCGGGGGCGCTCGTGGGCATGGACGTCGGCGGCGGGACGAAGATCGTGGTCGACGTCTGGCGGGCGGAGAACGTCCACGAGGAGGAGCGCTCGCGGCGCTTCCTGATAGAGCCGGAGCAGATCCGGCAGTTCGAGCGGCGGGCGGCCGAGCGGGACATGGACGTGCTGGGCTTCTACCATTCCCACCCGGACCATCCGGCCGAGCCCTCCGAGTACGACCGGCAGCACGCCTGGCCGTATTACTCGTACGTTATAGTCTCGGTGAGCGGCGAGGAGATCCGGGAGATGCGCTCCTGGAGGCTCAAGGACGACCGCTCCGGGTACGACGAGGAAGAGATAGTAGGGTGA
- a CDS encoding M42 family metallopeptidase: MRKESYDFLKRLLSTPGPSGREEAVSRVWREEALRFAAEVRGDRMGNSFATLNPGGRPRVMLSGHIDEIGLIVTHVDEQGLIRFKGVGGWDPQVLVGQRVRIQTRDGEVFGVIGKKAVHVMEAEERKKVSEIKSLWIDVGAKDAEEARGMVRVGDVAVLDQEPLELPNGRLASRALDNRMGAFVVLEALRLLAGEELYAEVVAVATVQEEVGVYGARGAAFGLDPDVAIAVDVTHATDTPGIPKNEHGEHPLGGGPVIARASVLSPLVTDGLIEAAEREGIPYTLEADSSRTGTDADAIHLSRAGIATGLVSCPNRYMHSPNEMVELGDLEGCARLIASYVRSLGPDADYFVR; encoded by the coding sequence ATGCGCAAAGAGTCCTATGATTTCCTGAAGAGGCTTCTCTCCACGCCGGGTCCCAGCGGCCGTGAGGAGGCCGTCTCGCGGGTGTGGCGGGAGGAGGCGCTGAGGTTCGCCGCGGAGGTGCGAGGCGACAGGATGGGCAACTCCTTCGCCACGCTCAACCCCGGCGGCCGCCCGCGGGTGATGCTCAGCGGGCACATAGACGAGATCGGGCTCATCGTCACCCACGTGGACGAGCAGGGGCTCATCCGGTTCAAGGGCGTCGGGGGCTGGGATCCGCAGGTGCTGGTGGGTCAGCGGGTGCGCATCCAGACCAGGGACGGCGAGGTTTTCGGGGTCATCGGCAAGAAGGCCGTTCACGTCATGGAGGCCGAGGAGCGCAAGAAGGTCTCCGAGATAAAGAGCCTGTGGATAGACGTCGGCGCGAAGGACGCCGAGGAGGCGCGGGGGATGGTGCGGGTGGGGGACGTGGCCGTTCTCGATCAGGAGCCGCTGGAGCTTCCGAACGGGCGCCTCGCATCCCGCGCGCTGGACAACAGGATGGGCGCCTTCGTGGTGCTGGAGGCGCTGCGGCTGCTCGCCGGGGAGGAACTCTACGCCGAGGTGGTGGCGGTCGCCACCGTGCAGGAAGAGGTGGGGGTCTACGGGGCCCGCGGCGCCGCCTTCGGGCTGGATCCGGACGTGGCCATCGCCGTCGACGTCACCCACGCCACCGACACCCCCGGCATCCCCAAGAACGAGCACGGGGAGCACCCGCTCGGCGGCGGCCCCGTCATAGCCCGGGCCTCCGTGCTGAGCCCGCTGGTTACGGACGGGCTCATCGAGGCCGCCGAGCGCGAGGGCATCCCCTACACCCTGGAGGCCGACTCCTCCCGCACGGGCACGGACGCCGACGCCATCCACCTCTCGCGGGCGGGGATCGCCACCGGGCTCGTCTCCTGTCCCAACCGCTACATGCACTCGCCGAACGAGATGGTGGAGCTCGGGGATCTGGAGGGGTGTGCCCGACTCATCGCGTCCTACGTGCGCTCGCTGGGCCCCGACGCGGACTACTTCGTCCGGTAG
- the moeB gene encoding molybdopterin-synthase adenylyltransferase MoeB, producing the protein MQTRKPLISETNGQVELTNEEIARYSRHLIMPEVALEGQKKLKQARVLTVGAGGLGAPLAMYLAAAGVGTIGIVDFDVVDESNLQRQIIHGTSDVGRPKLESARETIEDINPNVKVETFGEALSSENALDIFRDFDIIVDGTDNFPTRYLVNDACVLLGKPNVYGSIFRFEGQASVFYAEEGPCYRCLYPEPPPPGLVPSCAEGGVLGILPGAIGVIQATETVKLILGIGEPLIGRLLLYDALGMRFREMKLRKDPKCPICGENRTIHELIDYEEFCGIPQAQQQEQQNEVPEITVRELKERLDRGENIKVLDVREPHEYQVANIGAPLIPLNELPERMHELNQNDEIAVHCKTGGRSARAVKLLRDAGFQNVYNVKGGITAWSEEIDPSVPKY; encoded by the coding sequence ATGCAGACGCGCAAGCCTCTCATCAGCGAGACGAACGGGCAGGTCGAGCTCACCAACGAGGAGATAGCCCGCTACAGCCGCCACCTCATCATGCCCGAGGTGGCGCTCGAAGGGCAGAAGAAGCTCAAGCAGGCGCGGGTGCTGACCGTCGGCGCCGGCGGCCTGGGGGCGCCGCTTGCCATGTACCTGGCAGCGGCGGGCGTGGGCACCATCGGGATCGTCGACTTCGACGTCGTCGACGAGTCCAACCTGCAGCGCCAGATCATCCACGGCACCTCCGACGTCGGGCGCCCCAAGCTGGAGAGCGCACGTGAGACCATAGAGGACATAAACCCCAACGTGAAGGTCGAGACCTTCGGGGAGGCGCTAAGCTCGGAGAACGCGCTGGACATCTTCCGCGACTTCGACATCATCGTCGACGGGACGGACAACTTCCCCACCCGCTACCTGGTCAACGACGCGTGCGTGCTCCTGGGCAAGCCCAACGTCTACGGCTCCATCTTCCGCTTCGAGGGGCAGGCGAGCGTGTTCTACGCCGAGGAAGGGCCGTGCTACCGCTGCCTCTACCCCGAGCCGCCGCCCCCGGGCCTCGTCCCGAGCTGCGCCGAGGGCGGGGTCCTCGGGATACTCCCCGGTGCGATCGGGGTCATCCAGGCTACCGAGACCGTAAAGCTCATCCTCGGGATCGGGGAACCCCTGATCGGGAGGCTGCTGCTGTATGACGCGCTCGGCATGCGCTTCCGGGAGATGAAGCTGCGCAAGGACCCGAAGTGCCCCATCTGCGGCGAGAACCGTACCATCCACGAGCTCATAGACTACGAGGAGTTCTGCGGCATCCCGCAGGCGCAGCAGCAGGAGCAGCAGAACGAGGTCCCGGAGATAACGGTCCGGGAGCTCAAGGAGAGGCTGGACCGGGGCGAGAACATAAAGGTGCTCGACGTGCGCGAACCGCACGAGTACCAGGTGGCCAACATCGGGGCCCCGCTGATCCCCCTGAACGAGCTGCCCGAGCGGATGCACGAGCTCAACCAGAACGATGAGATCGCCGTCCACTGCAAGACCGGCGGCCGCAGCGCCAGAGCCGTCAAGCTCCTCAGGGACGCGGGCTTCCAGAACGTCTACAACGTGAAGGGCGGCATCACCGCCTGGAGCGAGGAGATAGACCCGAGCGTGCCGAAGTACTAG
- a CDS encoding ubiquitin-like small modifier protein 1 — protein MPKVKIPTPLRQYAGGNAEVEVSGATAGEALGDLVQKHPQLRQHLYTGDGKLRSFVNVYKGDEDIRYLDGQDTPLTDGDELSIIPSIAGGCCRPRDL, from the coding sequence ATGCCGAAGGTAAAGATCCCAACCCCCTTGAGGCAGTACGCCGGCGGCAACGCCGAGGTGGAGGTCTCCGGGGCAACCGCCGGGGAGGCCCTCGGGGACCTCGTGCAGAAGCACCCCCAGCTGCGCCAGCACCTCTACACCGGCGACGGGAAGCTGCGTTCGTTCGTCAACGTCTACAAGGGCGACGAGGACATCCGCTACCTCGACGGGCAGGACACTCCCCTCACCGACGGGGACGAACTCTCGATCATCCCGTCCATCGCGGGGGGCTGCTGTAGGCCTAGGGATCTCTAG
- a CDS encoding FAD-binding dehydrogenase has protein sequence MPYDADVVVVGAGLAGLAAAAELADAGRRVIVVEQEPERSLGGQAFWSLGGLFLVDTPEQRRLGVKDSYELALSDWMNTAGFDREEDRWPRRWAEAYVAFAAGEKRSWLNELGVRLFPLVQWAERGCRGPSGPGNSVPRFHIAWGTGPGVLEPFVRRVRAAEEGGLVSLRFRHRVTELLREDGAFCGVAGEVLEPDPAERGAPSSRRVVGEFELRAQAVVVASGGIGANHELVRRNWPARYGEPPREMLSGVPDHVDGLMLGIVREAGGNVIGEDRMWNYPEGVANHSPVWSRHGIRILPGPSSLWLDATGEPLPFPLIPGADALGALEYIARSGHGYSWFVLNRRILGKEFALSGSEQNPDLTGRSWPSVLRRALPAAPAPVEEFARRSPEFVEARAPEELARKMNALTGRPLVDPARLREVIEARDRQVASGLGKDPQLAAIRSARRFVGDRLIRVAKPHRLMDPAAGPLVAVRLSILTRKTLGGLETDLSARVLGRNGEPMAGLYAAGEASGFGGGGMHGYRALEGTFLGGCLFSGRVAGRAAAAGVG, from the coding sequence ATGCCTTACGACGCGGACGTTGTGGTCGTGGGAGCCGGGCTCGCGGGGCTGGCCGCCGCCGCGGAGCTGGCGGACGCGGGACGGCGGGTCATCGTGGTGGAGCAGGAGCCCGAGCGGTCGCTCGGCGGGCAGGCCTTCTGGTCGCTCGGCGGGCTCTTCCTCGTGGACACCCCGGAGCAGCGGCGGCTCGGGGTTAAAGACTCCTACGAGCTGGCTCTCTCCGACTGGATGAACACCGCGGGCTTCGACCGGGAGGAGGACCGCTGGCCGCGCCGGTGGGCCGAGGCCTACGTCGCCTTCGCCGCCGGGGAGAAACGCTCCTGGCTGAACGAGCTGGGCGTGAGGCTGTTCCCGCTCGTCCAGTGGGCCGAGCGCGGCTGCAGAGGGCCTTCCGGGCCCGGCAACAGCGTGCCCCGCTTCCACATCGCCTGGGGCACGGGGCCGGGGGTGCTGGAGCCGTTCGTCCGCCGGGTGCGGGCCGCGGAGGAAGGAGGGCTCGTCTCGCTCCGCTTCCGCCACCGGGTGACCGAGCTCCTCCGGGAGGACGGTGCCTTCTGCGGGGTGGCCGGGGAGGTGCTGGAGCCCGACCCGGCGGAGCGGGGCGCGCCCAGCTCCCGCAGGGTCGTCGGGGAGTTCGAGCTGCGCGCGCAGGCCGTCGTCGTGGCCTCGGGCGGCATCGGGGCCAACCACGAGCTCGTCCGGCGCAACTGGCCGGCGCGCTACGGCGAGCCGCCGCGCGAGATGCTCTCCGGCGTCCCGGACCACGTGGACGGTCTGATGCTCGGGATCGTCCGCGAGGCCGGTGGAAACGTCATCGGGGAGGACCGGATGTGGAACTACCCGGAGGGGGTGGCGAACCACTCGCCCGTCTGGAGCCGGCACGGCATCCGCATCCTGCCCGGCCCCTCCTCGCTGTGGCTGGACGCCACCGGAGAACCCCTGCCCTTCCCCCTCATCCCCGGGGCCGACGCGCTCGGGGCCCTGGAGTACATAGCCAGGAGCGGCCACGGGTACTCCTGGTTCGTCCTCAACCGGCGCATCCTCGGCAAGGAGTTCGCCCTCTCCGGTTCGGAGCAGAACCCCGACCTCACGGGTCGCAGCTGGCCCTCGGTGCTCCGGCGGGCCCTGCCCGCCGCCCCGGCCCCGGTGGAGGAGTTCGCCCGGCGCTCCCCGGAGTTCGTCGAGGCGCGGGCCCCCGAGGAACTCGCCCGGAAGATGAACGCCCTCACCGGCAGGCCGCTCGTGGATCCGGCGAGGCTCCGGGAGGTGATCGAAGCCCGCGACCGGCAGGTCGCCTCCGGTTTGGGCAAGGACCCGCAGCTGGCCGCCATACGCTCCGCCCGGCGCTTCGTTGGAGACCGCCTGATCCGGGTGGCAAAACCCCACCGGCTGATGGATCCCGCCGCGGGTCCGCTGGTGGCCGTCAGGCTCTCCATCCTCACCCGCAAGACCCTCGGGGGGCTGGAGACCGACCTCTCCGCCAGGGTGCTGGGAAGGAACGGAGAGCCCATGGCCGGCCTGTACGCCGCGGGCGAGGCCAGCGGCTTCGGGGGCGGCGGGATGCACGGCTACCGGGCCCTCGAGGGCACCTTCCTGGGCGGGTGCCTCTTCTCCGGACGGGTCGCGGGGAGGGCGGCGGCAGCCGGGGTCGGGTGA
- a CDS encoding chlorite dismutase family protein, translating into MTETRAQQQTAPEEQLPAQYINYVFFKLDPLWRRLPDEERKRGKEEFLRAAEESSENLLLRSYSLMGLRADADFMLWRIGYDLDAFESMQASLMRSGLGRYLSVAYSYFALARRSIYVGEHTPGFENKRYIIPGEGEFLFVYPFVKTREWYRLPLEERQRMMNEHMRIGRKHYPIKNNTAYCFGIDDYEFILSFEAESPQKFQDLMMELRESEASSYTELDTPIFTCRRKPLAKILENLG; encoded by the coding sequence ATGACCGAGACCAGAGCTCAGCAGCAGACCGCACCCGAGGAGCAGCTCCCGGCCCAGTACATAAACTACGTCTTCTTCAAGCTGGACCCCCTCTGGAGAAGGCTCCCCGACGAGGAGCGCAAAAGAGGGAAGGAGGAGTTCCTGAGGGCCGCCGAAGAGAGCTCCGAGAACCTCCTCCTGCGCTCCTACTCGCTGATGGGCCTGCGGGCCGACGCAGACTTCATGCTCTGGAGGATCGGCTACGACCTCGACGCCTTCGAGAGCATGCAGGCCTCCCTCATGAGGAGCGGGCTCGGCAGATACCTCTCCGTGGCCTACTCTTACTTCGCCCTGGCCCGCCGCTCGATCTACGTCGGAGAACATACCCCGGGCTTCGAAAACAAGCGCTACATCATCCCCGGCGAGGGAGAATTCCTCTTCGTCTACCCCTTCGTCAAGACCCGCGAGTGGTACCGCCTCCCGCTCGAAGAGCGCCAGCGGATGATGAACGAACACATGAGGATAGGCCGCAAGCACTACCCCATAAAAAACAATACGGCCTACTGCTTCGGGATAGACGACTACGAGTTCATCCTCTCCTTCGAAGCGGAATCCCCCCAGAAGTTCCAGGACCTCATGATGGAGCTCAGAGAGAGCGAGGCCAGCTCCTACACCGAGCTGGATACCCCCATCTTCACCTGCCGCCGAAAGCCCTTAGCAAAAATTCTCGAAAACTTAGGATAA
- a CDS encoding phosphatase PAP2 family protein, which produces MKGLARTLRDADRALFRMIFRIKWAPLTVLMRWFTVAGTAGALWGFLAALAFLLTGMQPASLVIPWGAVAVSWLVAEGAKYLFNRARPFIWDTGIAPLVKTPSSSSFPSGHSATAAAGAITLSVLYPAFSPLFVAAGLMVILSRVYLGVHFPLDVLAGSMIGALSAGAFLLLSAGW; this is translated from the coding sequence GTGAAGGGACTTGCGCGCACACTGAGGGACGCGGACCGGGCGCTGTTCCGGATGATCTTCCGCATCAAATGGGCTCCGCTGACGGTGCTGATGCGGTGGTTCACCGTGGCGGGGACCGCCGGCGCGCTGTGGGGTTTTCTGGCGGCCTTGGCCTTCCTTCTGACCGGGATGCAGCCGGCGAGCCTGGTGATCCCCTGGGGGGCGGTCGCGGTCTCGTGGCTGGTGGCGGAGGGTGCGAAGTACCTGTTCAACCGGGCGCGGCCCTTTATCTGGGACACGGGGATAGCCCCGCTGGTGAAGACCCCCTCCTCGAGCTCGTTCCCGTCGGGGCATTCCGCGACGGCGGCGGCCGGGGCGATCACGCTCTCCGTCCTCTACCCCGCTTTCAGCCCGCTCTTCGTGGCGGCGGGGCTCATGGTGATCCTCTCGCGGGTGTATCTCGGGGTACACTTCCCGCTGGACGTGCTCGCGGGCTCGATGATCGGGGCGCTCTCAGCGGGGGCTTTCCTGCTCCTTTCTGCGGGGTGGTGA
- a CDS encoding DMT family transporter has product MDSAGRRGSAWAELSLLLTAFFFGTNFVAVKHVVEEVPPVLFAAVRFTAAGLLLWAVLRLLEPASRLKRADLLPVVGLGLLGITATQTVFTIGVHHTTAANTAVIYSTAPVWGMLLGFALGLERPRVSGVAGVVMCLAGVAAIESGGLRLAGTSLLGDALILLAAVFWGSYTVLSLPLLRRYTPLAVAAYPMLLGGIAAFPLAALDLRLDPSSLDGSVWFAALYSTLFSSAFGFVGWQKGVARVGANRVLVYQYLVALSGVVAGMVVLGEGFGLLQALGAAVILLGVYLARRR; this is encoded by the coding sequence GTGGATTCCGCCGGGCGCCGGGGCTCGGCGTGGGCCGAGCTCTCGCTCCTGCTCACGGCGTTCTTCTTCGGGACCAACTTCGTCGCGGTCAAACACGTAGTGGAGGAGGTCCCGCCGGTGCTGTTCGCCGCGGTGCGCTTCACCGCGGCCGGACTGCTGTTGTGGGCGGTGCTGCGCCTGCTGGAGCCAGCGAGCCGGCTCAAGCGGGCCGATCTTTTGCCGGTGGTGGGGCTCGGGCTGCTCGGGATCACCGCCACCCAGACCGTCTTCACCATCGGGGTGCACCACACCACGGCGGCGAACACCGCCGTGATCTACTCCACCGCCCCGGTGTGGGGGATGCTGCTCGGGTTCGCCCTCGGGCTGGAGCGGCCCCGGGTCTCCGGGGTGGCGGGGGTGGTGATGTGTCTGGCGGGTGTCGCCGCCATAGAGAGCGGCGGTCTCCGGTTGGCCGGGACCAGCCTGCTCGGGGACGCCTTGATCTTGCTGGCCGCCGTGTTCTGGGGCTCCTACACGGTGCTCTCGCTCCCGCTGCTGCGCCGCTACACCCCGCTCGCGGTCGCCGCCTACCCGATGCTGCTCGGCGGGATCGCCGCCTTCCCGCTCGCCGCCCTTGATCTGCGGTTGGATCCCTCCTCCCTGGACGGCTCGGTGTGGTTCGCCGCCCTCTACTCGACGCTCTTCTCCTCGGCCTTCGGGTTCGTCGGCTGGCAGAAGGGGGTGGCCCGGGTGGGGGCGAACCGGGTCCTCGTCTACCAGTACCTGGTCGCCCTGAGCGGGGTCGTGGCCGGGATGGTGGTGCTGGGGGAGGGTTTTGGGCTTCTGCAGGCGCTCGGGGCGGCGGTGATCCTGCTCGGCGTCTACCTGGCCCGCCGCAGGTAG
- a CDS encoding PLP-dependent cysteine synthase family protein has product MITRIKPGTGITELVGNTPLVELSKISSEAPGVRIYGKAEWYNPGGSVKDRPALWMIRDGERSGALTPEKTILDATSGNTGIAYAWIGAALGYRVKLCMPKNASEERKKILRAYGVDIVLTDPAEGSDGAIREARRLYAEDPERYFYPDQYSNPANPRAHYESTAPEIWEQTGGEITHFVAGLGTSGTFVGTARRLKEFNPEIKVISFEPDSPFHGIEGMKHMESAIVPAIYDPGIADENRRASTEEAYAMVKRVAREEGILIGISAGAAVATALRVAREIESGTIVTILCDGADKYLSESFWEE; this is encoded by the coding sequence ATGATCACTAGGATTAAGCCGGGAACCGGCATAACGGAGCTTGTAGGGAACACGCCTCTGGTGGAGCTCTCCAAGATCTCTTCGGAGGCGCCGGGGGTCAGGATCTACGGGAAGGCCGAGTGGTACAACCCCGGTGGGTCGGTCAAGGACCGGCCGGCGCTGTGGATGATCCGGGATGGGGAGCGGAGCGGGGCGCTCACGCCGGAGAAGACCATCCTGGACGCCACCAGCGGGAACACTGGGATAGCCTACGCCTGGATCGGGGCGGCGCTGGGCTACAGGGTGAAGCTGTGCATGCCCAAGAACGCCAGCGAGGAGCGCAAGAAGATCCTGCGGGCCTACGGGGTGGACATCGTGCTCACCGACCCCGCGGAAGGTTCCGACGGGGCCATTCGGGAGGCCAGGAGGCTCTACGCCGAGGATCCCGAGAGGTACTTCTACCCCGACCAGTACTCCAATCCGGCCAACCCCCGGGCGCACTACGAGAGCACGGCGCCCGAGATCTGGGAGCAGACCGGCGGTGAGATCACACACTTCGTCGCGGGTCTCGGGACCAGCGGGACCTTCGTGGGCACCGCCCGGCGCCTCAAGGAGTTCAACCCCGAGATAAAGGTCATCTCCTTCGAGCCCGACTCGCCCTTCCACGGGATAGAGGGCATGAAGCACATGGAGAGCGCCATCGTGCCCGCCATCTACGACCCGGGGATCGCCGACGAGAACCGGCGGGCCTCCACGGAGGAGGCCTACGCCATGGTCAAGCGGGTGGCGCGCGAGGAGGGGATCCTCATAGGGATCTCGGCCGGGGCGGCGGTGGCCACCGCGCTGCGGGTGGCGAGGGAGATAGAGTCTGGTACCATCGTGACCATCCTGTGCGACGGCGCGGACAAGTATCTCTCCGAGAGCTTCTGGGAGGAGTAG
- a CDS encoding histidine triad nucleotide-binding protein, giving the protein MAEKTLFQKIMDRELPGDIIYEDDRCVALRDINPQAPTHVLIVPRKPIPSLDDLTEEDAPLVGHLFVVAKKVAEREGLDRGYRTVFNNGPDANQTVDHLHLHLLGGRRMGWPPG; this is encoded by the coding sequence ATGGCCGAGAAGACGCTCTTCCAGAAGATAATGGACCGTGAGCTGCCGGGGGACATCATCTACGAAGACGACCGGTGCGTCGCCCTGCGGGACATCAACCCGCAGGCCCCGACCCACGTCCTGATCGTGCCGCGCAAGCCCATCCCGTCGCTGGACGACCTCACCGAGGAGGACGCGCCCCTCGTGGGTCATCTGTTCGTGGTGGCCAAGAAGGTCGCCGAGAGGGAGGGGCTCGATCGCGGCTACCGCACGGTGTTCAACAACGGCCCCGACGCCAACCAGACGGTGGATCACCTCCACCTGCACCTCCTCGGTGGCCGCAGGATGGGCTGGCCCCCGGGGTAG
- a CDS encoding M23 family metallopeptidase, with the protein MDYRAKRTLRSGALLALLVLAALLGACAGEPEGPGDVVFPLPQRYTGSYTNDWGEPRPQGSHEGTDVFAPEGTPVYAITGGTVVAEGWNTLGGYTITIAAAYDTGPLREGDRLYYAHLRTSSPLEIGEEVRAGQKIGEVGRTAGEEVGSVADFPPHLHLGWYEGFRLFGESRAQAESGAMNPYPLLRRSAG; encoded by the coding sequence GTGGACTACCGCGCGAAGCGGACCCTGCGCAGCGGCGCGCTCCTCGCGCTGCTGGTGCTCGCCGCCCTCCTCGGGGCGTGCGCGGGCGAGCCGGAGGGTCCTGGAGACGTCGTCTTCCCGCTGCCGCAGCGCTACACGGGATCCTACACGAACGACTGGGGGGAGCCGCGGCCGCAGGGATCGCACGAAGGCACCGACGTCTTCGCGCCGGAGGGGACGCCGGTCTACGCCATCACCGGCGGCACCGTGGTGGCAGAGGGCTGGAACACTCTAGGCGGCTACACCATCACGATCGCGGCCGCCTACGACACAGGCCCTCTCAGGGAGGGGGACCGTCTCTACTACGCCCACCTGCGCACCTCCTCGCCGCTGGAGATCGGCGAGGAGGTGCGCGCCGGGCAGAAGATCGGAGAGGTGGGGAGAACCGCCGGGGAGGAGGTGGGAAGCGTGGCGGACTTCCCGCCGCACCTGCACCTGGGCTGGTACGAGGGCTTCAGGCTCTTCGGGGAGAGCCGCGCGCAGGCGGAGAGCGGCGCGATGAACCCCTACCCGCTCCTGCGCCGGTCGGCGGGATGA
- a CDS encoding aldo/keto reductase — MRYRRLAGTDVEVSEVGFGVWTVSTGWWGEVDDARALALLRRAHELGINYYDTADTYGSGRGETILAEAFRGRRDEVVISTKIGYDFYNHTERRGQQERPQNWSEDFVRFALEQSLRRLKTDYIDFLQLHNAKMDAIDNDRLFELMEEFKREGKIRAYGVALGPAIGWLEEGVRAMRERNVDGVQMIYNILEQDPGRELIEVARETETSLVVRVPHSSGMLEGKYDENTTFAENDHRRHRPREWLLEGLKKVEQLRFLEEQGRTLGQAALKFCLASPEVVSTLPNIYDEEQLEEFAAAPDTPDLTREELDRISELYAANFGLETAARR, encoded by the coding sequence ATGAGATACCGCAGGCTGGCTGGCACGGACGTAGAGGTCTCCGAGGTTGGTTTCGGGGTATGGACCGTCAGCACCGGATGGTGGGGCGAGGTGGATGATGCGCGGGCGCTGGCGCTCCTGAGGCGGGCGCACGAGCTGGGGATCAACTACTACGACACCGCGGACACCTACGGCTCGGGCAGGGGCGAGACGATCCTGGCCGAGGCCTTCCGGGGGAGGCGGGACGAGGTGGTGATCTCCACCAAGATCGGCTACGACTTCTACAACCACACCGAGCGGCGCGGTCAGCAGGAGCGGCCGCAGAACTGGTCCGAGGACTTCGTCCGCTTCGCCCTCGAGCAGAGCCTCAGGCGCCTGAAGACCGACTACATAGACTTCCTGCAGCTGCACAACGCCAAGATGGACGCCATCGACAACGACCGGCTCTTCGAGCTCATGGAGGAGTTCAAGCGGGAGGGAAAGATCCGGGCCTACGGCGTCGCCCTCGGGCCGGCGATCGGCTGGCTCGAAGAGGGCGTCCGGGCCATGCGCGAGAGGAACGTGGACGGGGTGCAGATGATCTACAACATCCTGGAACAGGACCCCGGCCGGGAGCTCATCGAGGTGGCCCGTGAGACGGAGACCTCCCTCGTCGTCCGGGTCCCGCACTCCTCGGGGATGCTGGAGGGCAAGTACGACGAGAACACCACCTTCGCCGAGAACGACCACCGGCGCCACCGCCCGAGGGAGTGGCTGCTCGAAGGCCTCAAGAAGGTGGAGCAGCTGCGCTTCCTGGAGGAGCAGGGACGCACCCTGGGGCAGGCCGCGCTCAAGTTCTGCCTGGCCTCCCCCGAGGTCGTCTCGACCCTGCCCAACATCTACGACGAAGAGCAGCTGGAGGAGTTCGCCGCCGCCCCGGACACCCCGGACCTCACCCGGGAGGAGCTCGACAGGATCTCCGAGCTCTACGCCGCCAACTTCGGGCTGGAGACCGCCGCGAGGAGGTAG
- a CDS encoding DUF3891 family protein — translation MIVRETSGGFLLVEQHEHGLLSGEFARRWREGPRPYEAVVYAIANHDVGWRELDRRPLWNQKAGRPYSFVDYPLEPRLEAYRRGIDLVEAESPYAGLLCSMHYCRFVRGLEEAADFVAAEERRQERLHRALSGEELAGISRNFLLLRLCDELSLFVCLNEPGRNEHPWYREGFRFRGERLRPLWEDRRTLRLEPNPFREPFELRLPYRLVDREGREVGGGAFELRVSC, via the coding sequence GTGATCGTCCGGGAGACCTCCGGAGGATTTCTGCTCGTGGAGCAGCACGAACACGGGCTGCTCTCCGGGGAGTTCGCCCGCCGCTGGCGCGAAGGGCCCCGGCCCTACGAGGCTGTCGTCTACGCCATCGCCAACCACGACGTCGGCTGGCGAGAGCTGGACCGGAGGCCGCTGTGGAACCAGAAGGCCGGAAGGCCCTACTCCTTCGTGGACTACCCGCTTGAGCCCAGGCTCGAGGCCTACCGGCGGGGGATCGACCTCGTGGAGGCCGAAAGCCCGTACGCCGGGCTCCTGTGCAGCATGCACTACTGCCGGTTCGTCCGGGGGCTGGAGGAGGCCGCGGACTTCGTCGCCGCCGAGGAGCGGCGCCAGGAACGGCTGCACCGGGCCCTCTCCGGGGAGGAACTCGCCGGGATCTCTCGCAACTTCCTCCTCCTGCGGCTCTGCGACGAGCTCTCGCTGTTCGTCTGCCTGAACGAGCCGGGGCGCAACGAGCACCCCTGGTACCGGGAGGGGTTCCGCTTTCGCGGGGAGCGCCTCCGGCCGCTCTGGGAGGACCGCCGGACCCTGAGGCTGGAGCCGAACCCCTTCCGGGAGCCATTCGAGCTGCGGCTGCCCTACCGGCTCGTGGACCGGGAGGGGCGTGAGGTCGGGGGCGGAGCGTTCGAACTTCGGGTAAGCTGTTAG